The genomic DNA GAGTatattattgcatatcgcgacaggcttactatGTGCTTCTTCTGGTTGTCAATTTTACTTTTAcacatattttatttgtatgcGTGATTAAGGACTTTTGTTGTGTCGCAGAAGAGGAGATTGACGTGGTGACGGTGAAGCACGAGCCCGTCGGCCAGCAGCTGATGAACGAGGAAAAGGAGGAGCTCGTCGGCCAACAGCTGATAGACGAGGAGGAGTTGGCGGAGCATCATGCTCGTGTCAGTCACATCTTTGAGATTGAACAGAAGCACAACTACGCCGCACGGCCTCTGTGTTCCCCGCCGACTTCCGGGTTAAAAAAGTGGTCACACGTCCACAAGGCGTGGATCACTGTTGACACCGAAGAAGAGGAGAAGGAGCGGCGTCAGACACACAACGTGCTGGAAAAGAAGCGACGGAAAATGATGACAAAGTGCTTCGGTCGTCTACGCGATACCATGCCAGAGTTGTACAGAAATGACAAGGCGCCCAAAATTCTCATCCTGGAGCGGGCCAGAGACTTTATCCGTGACCTGGAGGCGCAAGCCTACCGGCTGGGGACTGAGGAAAACACGCTGCGAGCCAGGCAGGAGGTGCTCAAAGGGCGCCTAAAGCATATCAAAAAGACGATTGGCTGGTGAAAAGCGAAGGAGAAACTTTTGCACTTGTCAATGCGCTAAGAGGACTGCTCAGGTTGACAAGTGACATCCTGGTGGTGAAATGTTGGCCTACTTACCGATGTTTAAACAGACTACTGTgttagtaagttttgtttttgtttaggtACTCTTTCACAGAGGAAGTTTTTTTGTTCAGACCAAAGTTTTTCGTCCCCGTAAAGAAAGGAGTACTATATAAGAAGGTTCCTAGAGAGGATGGTTACTCATAAGGAGAGTTAACTTTTCCGAAGTCGGTTCTTGAATTTTTATTGCCTGAGACTCTGTggattaaagtaaaaaaaaaaaaaaaaattttttttttgtttttattaacattgccggggcatagacttcataattatattgacaggacacggggccaATTAAtaaggggcctgcattgttggtatGGCCATCAGAGCTGACCTAGTGGAatcactaaggctaggttcatactagggttgttccgatcatgtttttttactcccgatccgatcgttttagtttgagtatctgccgattccgatatttcccgatacgattgctttttttttgttttgctcccgattcaattccaatcattcccggtaatttttcccgatcatatagattttggcagtgcattaagaaaaaaatgaataaaacttgtacgaatatatacattcaacataccgtacataa from Corythoichthys intestinalis isolate RoL2023-P3 chromosome 9, ASM3026506v1, whole genome shotgun sequence includes the following:
- the LOC130922325 gene encoding myc proto-oncogene protein-like, whose protein sequence is MFILEKDMEHLPQAYSYFDDEEFCQSLLKDLQSFTSLPESPSIKTGLPKGDRLSFVSDVLLQDDDMQLSWNCSIVQSDDDDYDDDGDDDDSGSLGSSSSSEEEDDDKESREESTLRNPGSEEKTAPSASDDVDANVSEEPAGSTQNRHDVTESQETDEFTSDYYSTGDESSNQSEEEIDVVTVKHEPVGQQLMNEEKEELVGQQLIDEEELAEHHARVSHIFEIEQKHNYAARPLCSPPTSGLKKWSHVHKAWITVDTEEEEKERRQTHNVLEKKRRKMMTKCFGRLRDTMPELYRNDKAPKILILERARDFIRDLEAQAYRLGTEENTLRARQEVLKGRLKHIKKTIGW